The sequence below is a genomic window from Macaca fascicularis isolate 582-1 chromosome 3, T2T-MFA8v1.1.
CCCCGGCTCCAGCCCCATGGTACGGATAGGGAAcgaggagaggagggaggcagaggcagtgggACCCACCCCCCACTCCACCCTGGCCCCATGCGGGCCTCTAGGGACGGGGCCTTCACACAGGGCCACAGAGTCACTGCTCAGAGAGCTTCATGACACAGGTGGCTGCATGCGTCGGGCCCAGGGCCTCTTGTTGGTGAAGATACATCAGCATGCAGGGATGTGTGGGGCCGTGGGGAGCAGGGGCGCCGGCCAGGCGGCCTGCAGGGAATTCTGGACAAGGGAAATGAAGTGGCACCAGGACGGCCCTGGGCGTGGGCTCCGGGTTCTAAGCGCCGTTTGTGAACGTGCCCACTCCATAGCCCCTTGTGGAGCTGGGCCCTGGCGGGTACAGACCTTGTGCCACCTGTCGCTGAGCAGACAGTGGACAGCTTTGGAGGAAGGGCCCAGGGCCTCCTGAGATCCTACGGAAAAGTGCCCTGCGTCATTGGTCATGTTTTGATGCAGAAATCCCGCTGCCTGGGTGGTGGGTCTTCTGGTGGGGGCCACTGCCGCCTCCTGCTCACAGTCTGGGGAGCCGCTTCCGCAGCAGATCCTGCCTTATTAAAATCAGCCCGAGAGGGGTGTGGAGCTCAGAGCTGTGATTACTGTGCTGTGGGAGGATCCGtggagcccaggactttgagtccagcctgggcaacatagcaagatcccatctctacaaaaaatacaaaaattagccccggGGTGTAGCTCAGGGGTAGAGCATTtgactgcaaaaattagccgggcatggtgatgtgtgcctctAGCCCCAACCACtcataaggctgaggcaggaggattgtttgagcctgggaggtggaagctgcagtgagaccctgtctctaaaaaagaaggaagcccAGCGTTCCCTTCTGTCTCCACTTCCTGTCCCCATCTCTGTCCCTGCAGTGGGGGCAGCACAGAGGAAGGTGAGGGGACAGGCAGACAGCTTGTCCCTCCGCCTCTCGTGGCCCTACAGCCCGCCCTGTCTGCTCCAGGTTCTGAAGAAGGCCTTCCAGGCCACACTCCAGTGGCTTCTGAGCTCACCCAAGACCCCTGGCTGCTCTGATCTTGGCCCCCTCATCCCGCAGTTCCTCAGAGGTAACGCAGCCCCTCACAGGGGTGAATGGAGCTGGAGTCGCAGgggtggaggcagcagggactggGCGGCTCCGAGGGCAGCGTGAGCCTGGCCCCAAGCTCGCCCTGACCTGCCCCTTCCCGCCCTAGAGCTGTTCCCTGTGCTGCAGAAACGCCTGTGccacccctgctgggaggtgagggACTCCGCCCTCGAGTTCCTGACCCAGCTGAGCAGGCACTGGGGAGGTGAGTGCTGGCAGATGGAGGGGCTGCCTTCCCGCCTGCTGGGGGCTCACTGAGCCGGGGTGCACCAGCAGCCTCTTGCTGGCTCTAGAAACTTGGGCCATGTCGGCTGCCCACAAGGGGGTGGAGGCAGAGGCCGAGGCGGCAAGGCTCGGCCCTCGGTCACAGCTGCATGTGGCCACTTCGACCCCCAGGACAGGCCGACTTCAGATGCGCCCTCCTGGCTTCAGAGGTGCCTGAGCTGGCCCGGCAGCTCCTCCAGGACCCTGAGAGTTACGTCCGAGCGAGCGCAGTGACCGCCACGGGGCAACTTTCCAGCCGGGGCCTGCACGCCCCCACCAGCCCTGAGTATGCAGAGGCCCGGCAGGTAGGAAGTGCTGGGTTCCTCGGCTACCAGCCCCTGCCAGCCCTGAGCATGCAGAGGCCCAGAAGGTAGGAGGTGGCGGGTTCCTCGGCCAGCAGCTCCCACCTGGCCATCGTGTGTGCTCGACTGCTTGCGGGTGGGTGAGCAGCCAGCATCCACCGTGGGAGCAGCTGCTGCTGTGGGCAGCACCTGTGGGAGTGACTGCCGAGGCCCTGGGGCTCTGCTGGGCGTGGGGCCTGTGCTCTTCGCCTTGTCTCCCCAGCACCCCTCCACTTAGACATGGTTAcctccatttgacagatgggtaaactgaggatTGGAGGGCGATGTGCTCACTGCGTAGCACGGGAAGGTGCCAGAGTGGGGTGTGGCCCTAGACTGCCCATGTCCGGGGCCAGCCCCACGGATGCCCCTGGGGTCCTGTTGTGGGAGCCCCACTCCTGCCGCCCCACCGACCATCCCCACCCGCTCCCTGTCCCCCAGAGCCTGTTCCTGGAGCTCCTGCACATCCTCTCCGTGGACTCGGAGGGCTTCCCACGGAGGGCGGTCATGCAAGTCTTCACCGAGTGGCTGCGGGACGGCCACGCTGACGCGGCCCAGGACACGGAGCAGTTCGTGGCCACTGTGCTGCAGGCGGCAAGCCGGGACCTGGACTGGGAGGTCCGCGCCCAGGGCCTGGAGCTGGCGCTGGTGTTCCTGGGCCAGACGCTGGGCCCGCCACGTACCCACTGCCCCTATGCTGTGGCCCTACCCGAGGTGGCCCCAGCCCGGCCACTCACCGAGGCACTGAGGGCTTTCTGCCACGTGGGGCTCTTTGACTTCGCCTTTTGTGCCTTGTTTGACTGCGACCGCCCCGTGGCGCAGAAGTCCTGtgacctcctcctcttcctgaggGACAAGATTGCTTCCTACAGCAGCCTGCGGGAGGCCGGGGGCGGCCCCAACACCACCTCAGTGGAGGCCGCCCTGCCGAGGTGCCGGACGGGTGAGCATGCCCAGCCCCCAGGGGACCAGGAGCCTGAGGCTGTGCTGGCCATGCTCAGGTCCCTAGACCTGGAGGGCCTGCGGAGCACACTGGCCGAGAGCAGCGACCACGTGGAGAAGAGCCCCCAGTCCCTCCTGCAGGACATGCTGGCCACAGGAGGCTTCCTGCAGGGGGATGAGGCTGACTGCTACTAAGTAGAACCAGATTCTGCCACTGGGGTTCAGGACTGAGGAAGGCAGTGCCACGTCCTTTCGTGGGACACTGCCATCCCCAGGGCTCCAGCCCAGCCCAGTGGATCCTCTGGGGAAGCCAGGACCAGGAGAGAAGCAAAGTCAAGAAATGCCACATTTTGATGTATTAAAGAAATGACTTATTTTCTACTCAAAATAAATggcattgaagtctttaatccctTTTGAGTTAATTTAGTAATAATGATCTGAGacaagggtccagtttcattcattcgaatgtggatatccagttttcccagcactgttcctctctccctccctccctccctccctcccttccttcctcctttcctcccttcttcctccctccctcccttcccttcccttccttctttccttcctttctttttctttctttctctttctctgtctctttctttctttcttttgagagtttcactcttgttgcctaagctggagtgcagtggcacaatcttggctcgctgcaacctctgcctcctcggttcaagcgattctcctgcctcagcctcccaaatagctgggattacaggcacacgccaccatgcctggctaattttttgtatttttagtagaaatggggtttcaccatgttagccaggctggtctcgaactcctgacctcaggtgatccacccacctcagcctcccaaagtgctgggattacaggcgtgagccactatgcccggccaatttattttatttttttctttattcctttcttccttcctttctttcctttctttcctttatttcctttctttcttttctttcctttctctttctttcttgtctttatctgtcccctaggctgcagtgcagtgatgcaatctcagctcactagcctgtacatcccaggctcaagtgatcctcccatttcagcctcccaagtagctgggactacagtcacaggtcaccatgcctggctacttttctggggtattttctttgtagagacagtttcactgtgttgcccaggctgctctcaaactcctgagctcaggtaatttgcctgccttggcctcccaaagtgctgggattataggcatgagccactgcgcccagtgatgttttagtttgttttacagatggggtcttgctctgcggcccaggctggagtgcagtggcatggtcagttcactgcagcttcaacttcctgggctcaagccacctgcctgcctcagcctctgaagtagctgggactataggcgcatgccaccacacccaactaatttttaaaatctttgtagaGATAGTCTCCCTAggtcctcttttatttatttacgtatttatttactgagacagagcctcactctgttgtccaggctggagtgcgatggcgcaatcttagctcactgcaacctctgcctcccgggttcaaccgattctcctgcctcagcctcctgagtagtctgGTCCTCTCTTATTAAAGggactatcctttccccactgtgtattcttggcacccttgtcaaagacTAATCATGAGGGTTTATTTCTatactctgttctgttccactggtctgtgtgtctctttgtgtgccagtactatactgttttgtttactctaactttgtagtatactttgaagtcaagtaatgtgatgccaccagctttgttctttttcaaaattactttggctctggggtcttttgtggttccatatgaattttaggattgttttttcaacttctgtgaaaaatgccattggaattttgataggaattgcattgaggCTGTAGagcactttgggtagtatggacatttaaaaaatattagttgccgggcacagtggcacacacctgtaatcccagcactttgggaggctgaggtgggtggatcacgaggtcaggagatcgagaccatcctggctaacacagtgaagccccatctctactaaaaatacaaaaaaagagccgggtgtggtggcgggcacctgtagttccagctacttcggaggctgaggcaggagaatggcgtgaacccgggaggcggagcttgcagtgagctgagatcacgccactgccctccaacctgggtgacagagcgagactctgtctcaaaaaaaaaaaaaaaaaaaaaaatcgtcgttcttatccatgaacatgggatatctttccatttatttgtgtcctcttcagtttATTTAAATTGGTGTCTTAACAGTTtccagtgtacagatctttcacctctttggttaaagtTATTcttgggggccgggcgcagtggctcacgcctgtaattccaccactttgggaggcttaggtgggcggatcacctgaggtcaggagttcgagaccaacctggcctcaagtgatcctcctagcACTCcataagtgttgggattacaggcgtgagccaccacaccacatCCAGCTAGGCAGTTGCTCTCTTGTAGTGCGTTGGTTTGTTCAGCATATCCCAGCGTACCCTGACTTCTGTCGCCGTGTTCAAGAGTTTGGCTGTCAGTCTAACGCCCATTCTTTCAAAtaactctttttttcctctggctgctttcaatatatatatattttttgaattgtCCTTGCTTTTCAGCAATTTTACTATCTTTTGTAGGtgagagttttgttttatttgttctgCTTGAAATTCACTAGGATTCTTAAATCTGTGCATTAGTAGTTTTCATCAGTTCTGGGAAATTCTTAGCCACTATCCTTTcagatattctctctctcttcctcctctcatctcctcttccccctttcctcgtcttttttttttttgagacagtgtctcactgtgtcacgcaggctggagtgcagtggcacaatctcagctcatggcaatctctgcctcctgggttcgagtgattctcctgcctcagcctcccgagtagttgggattacaggtacgtgccaccacacctggctaatttttgtatttttaatagagatggagttttgccatgttggccaggctggcctcaaactcctgacctcaggtcatccacccgtctctgcctcccaaaatgctgctaCTGCACTTGGCCCTCCTTTAACTAACTTCTTTGAGAGTATGTTATGGGCTGGGACTGGAGGTTGCTCCTATCATCATCACCCACATTCCATCCTCCAGACTTGAGCCATGTGGCTATGCCCAGCTATGAGGGATCCTGGGGACTGTGGTTAGGCCGGGTGCCTGGAAACAAGTCAACAGGACCACCTGGCCAATGTCGGTCACAGCACACAACCAccccagtgtctggcacagtgcACAACCGTCCTCGTGTCTGAAGCCTGTGCAGGTCACTCATGGTGCCCTGTTTCCCTGTGTTCTTAGTCATCTTTATGTGCTGCTCACTGGCTTTGAAAAATGTTGATGGAGAGATTATTTGAGGCCTAGGATGAAGGTAGAGTCCACTAGGGAGGAGTAATTTGGGGCATTACCCACTGGAGGCCACTGCAAACCAAACATACTGGCCGCTCAAaggtctgggcacggtggctcatgcctgtaatcccagcactttgggaggctgaggtaggaggattgtttaaggccaggagtttgataatagcctggacaacatagaaagacccaatctttacacatttttttttgttttgagacggagtctcactctgttgcccaggctggagtgcagtagtgtagtgtgatctcggcttactgcaatctccacctcctgggttcaagcaattctgtctcagactccctaatagctgggattacaggtgcccaccaccacacctgcctaatttttgtattttttagtagagacagggtctcaccaggttggccaggctggtctcgaactcctaatctcaggtgatccacctgccatggcttttcaaagtgctgggattacaggcgtgagccactgcacctggtgtatttcttttctttttaattagctgggcgtggtggtatgcacctgaagttccagctacttgggaggctgaggtgggaggattgctcgagcccaggagttcgaggctgcagtgagccatgatcacaccaccgcactccagcctgggtgacagagagataccCTGTGTCAAAACAACGCATTGAGTGCTTGGAGTTCTCTGCATTCTTGGGCCTCAAATCTGTGCTGGAGAAGACCTGTTGCCCTAACTtctcaagaactttttctttttgcttctcttAGCACCAAGTGTCTTTCCCGTGGAGGGAGCAGGGCTAATTCCGATTCATTCTTACCCTAAGAGTGTAGCCCTTTAGGTTTTCAGCTTAAGGTAGGAAAGGTTTTCTATAATGCTCCCCATTTTGGGCAGGACTGGCCCTGACTTCTCTCCTCCTGACCCCACGAGGCCACGGAATGAGAACCATTGCTGGTTTCGGCAAATGCCCTCTGATAGAAGGGCACCTCCTGGGCGGCACAGCTGTGGGCTGGTGTGCCCCACCAGGGTGCAGCAGTGACATCAGCCCCATCTCAGGGCACATGTCCCTTCCCAGTGACAGCAGGCTGGATGCCTGGGACCAGCCATTTCCCTGAAGACAATGAAACACGCCGGGTGAAATATCCAAAGGCCAAGAACACTGAACAGCGGACAAGATAGCAGGTAACTAAATGCCAGGCCTCGTGCTGGAGGAAGATTGGACTCAGATACAAGGCCCTCCTGCAGGGATCTGGTGAGCCTGGCTCTCAGCTCTGGCCTGGGGGAACTCAGAGCCGGGAGAACAGTGCGGATCAGCTGCCCTCCAGGAGGTAATgctgaaccaccgtgcctggtgaaAAGAGACTGCggggcccggcacggtggctcacgcctgtaacctcagcactttgggaggccgaggtgggcagatctcttgagctcaggagttcaagaccagcctggccaacatggtgaggccccgtttactaaaaatacaaaaattagctgggcatggtggcgggtgcctgtaatcccagctactcgggaggctgaggcaggagaatcacttgaatctgggaggcagaggttacagtgagccaaaattgcaccactgtaccctatcctagcaacagagtgagactctgcctcaaaaaaaggagtgagccagatgcagtggctcacacctgtaatcccagtattttgagaggccaaggcgggtggatcacttgaggttaggagttcgagactagcctggccaatatggtgaaaccccatttctactaaaaatacaaaaattagctgggcatggtagcgggcgcctataatcacagctactcgggaagctgaggcaggagaatcacttcaatctgggaggcagagtttacagtgagccaaaatcataccactgtactctatcctggcaacagagtgagactctgtctcaaaaaaaaaaaaaaaaaaaagagtgagctgggtgcagtggctcatgcctgtaatcccagcattttgagaggccaaggcagatagatcacttgaggtcaggagttcaagaccagcctggccaacatagtgaaaccccatttctactaaaaatacaaaaattagctgggcatggtggctgtaatcccagcaactcgggaggctaaggcaggagaattgctttaacccgggaggcagaggttgcagtgagccgagatcgtgccactgcactccagcctgggtgaaagaatgacac
It includes:
- the BRAT1 gene encoding integrator complex assembly factor BRAT1 isoform X7; this encodes MRGGAEGHPCLRGDDWPACARKITDHVEESLCCTATPKVTQALNVLTTTFGRCQSPWTEALWVRLSPRVACLLERDPIPAAHSLVDLLLCVARSPVFSSSDGGLWETLAQALSCLGPTHMGPLALGILKLEHWYGLGPQALRTQAFQVLLQPLACVLKATVQAPGPPGLLDGTADDATTVDALLASKSSCAGLLCRTLAHLEELQPLPQRPSPWPQASLLGAAVTVLRLCDGSAAPASSVGSHLCGTLAGCVRVQRAALDFLGTLSEGTGPQELVTQALAVLLECLESPGSSPMVLKKAFQATLQWLLSSPKTPGCSDLGPLIPQFLRELFPVLQKRLCHPCWEVRDSALEFLTQLSRHWGGQADFRCALLASEVPELARQLLQDPESYVRASAVTATGQLSSRGLHAPTSPEYAEARQSLFLELLHILSVDSEGFPRRAVMQVFTEWLRDGHADAAQDTEQFVATVLQAASRDLDWEVRAQGLELALVFLGQTLGPPRTHCPYAVALPEVAPARPLTEALRAFCHVGLFDFAFCALFDCDRPVAQKSCDLLLFLRDKIASYSSLREAGGGPNTTSVEAALPRCRTGEHAQPPGDQEPEAVLAMLRSLDLEGLRSTLAESSDHVEKSPQSLLQDMLATGGFLQGDEADCY
- the BRAT1 gene encoding integrator complex assembly factor BRAT1 isoform X10, producing MSPAPHALKPQRPCIHAGSGTATLANAPLPRQPQRPSPWPQASLLGAAVTVLRLCDGSAAPASSVGSHLCGTLAGCVRVQRAALDFLGTLSEGTGPQELVTQALAVLLECLESPGSSPMVLKKAFQATLQWLLSSPKTPGCSDLGPLIPQFLRELFPVLQKRLCHPCWEVRDSALEFLTQLSRHWGGQADFRCALLASEVPELARQLLQDPESYVRASAVTATGQLSSRGLHAPTSPEYAEARQSLFLELLHILSVDSEGFPRRAVMQVFTEWLRDGHADAAQDTEQFVATVLQAASRDLDWEVRAQGLELALVFLGQTLGPPRTHCPYAVALPEVAPARPLTEALRAFCHVGLFDFAFCALFDCDRPVAQKSCDLLLFLRDKIASYSSLREAGGGPNTTSVEAALPRCRTGEHAQPPGDQEPEAVLAMLRSLDLEGLRSTLAESSDHVEKSPQSLLQDMLATGGFLQGDEADCY
- the BRAT1 gene encoding integrator complex assembly factor BRAT1 isoform X8, producing MRGGAEGHPCLRGDDWPACARKITDHVEESLCCTATPKVTQALNVLTTTFGRCQSPWTEALWVRLSPRVACLLERDPIPAAHSLVDLLLCVARSPVFSSSDGGLWETLAQALSCLGPTHMGPLALGILKLEHCPQALRTQAFQVLLQPLACVLKATVQAPGPPGLLDGTADDATTVDALLASKSSCAGLLCRTLAHLEELQPLPQRPSPWPQASLLGAAVTVLRLCDGSAAPASSVGSHLCGTLAGCVRVQRAALDFLGTLSEGTGPQELVTQALAVLLECLESPGSSPMVLKKAFQATLQWLLSSPKTPGCSDLGPLIPQFLRELFPVLQKRLCHPCWEVRDSALEFLTQLSRHWGGQADFRCALLASEVPELARQLLQDPESYVRASAVTATGQLSSRGLHAPTSPEYAEARQSLFLELLHILSVDSEGFPRRAVMQVFTEWLRDGHADAAQDTEQFVATVLQAASRDLDWEVRAQGLELALVFLGQTLGPPRTHCPYAVALPEVAPARPLTEALRAFCHVGLFDFAFCALFDCDRPVAQKSCDLLLFLRDKIASYSSLREAGGGPNTTSVEAALPRCRTGEHAQPPGDQEPEAVLAMLRSLDLEGLRSTLAESSDHVEKSPQSLLQDMLATGGFLQGDEADCY
- the BRAT1 gene encoding integrator complex assembly factor BRAT1 isoform X9 encodes the protein MFRRVDGEDGGTDPALQECTVGTLPPPGPRCEGRSLLQSGCCAHLGTPRRLGAPCPCPPEQALPRPGPRHEGRSLLQSGRCAHLGTPRPCPPEWALPLSLGAWPGPPGDPSVSASKDIGSIRLISLVSPQALRTQAFQVLLQPLACVLKATVQAPGPPGLLDGTADDATTVDALLASKSSCAGLLCRTLAHLEELQPLPQRPSPWPQASLLGAAVTVLRLCDGSAAPASSVGSHLCGTLAGCVRVQRAALDFLGTLSEGTGPQELVTQALAVLLECLESPGSSPMVLKKAFQATLQWLLSSPKTPGCSDLGPLIPQFLRELFPVLQKRLCHPCWEVRDSALEFLTQLSRHWGGQADFRCALLASEVPELARQLLQDPESYVRASAVTATGQLSSRGLHAPTSPEYAEARQSLFLELLHILSVDSEGFPRRAVMQVFTEWLRDGHADAAQDTEQFVATVLQAASRDLDWEVRAQGLELALVFLGQTLGPPRTHCPYAVALPEVAPARPLTEALRAFCHVGLFDFAFCALFDCDRPVAQKSCDLLLFLRDKIASYSSLREAGGGPNTTSVEAALPRCRTGEHAQPPGDQEPEAVLAMLRSLDLEGLRSTLAESSDHVEKSPQSLLQDMLATGGFLQGDEADCY